A window of Myxococcales bacterium contains these coding sequences:
- a CDS encoding RNA polymerase sigma factor, producing the protein MQVLATPFAPGFARLEAGTTRIFSSFVAFAASLRSVNGDGPDSKASLAMARYGRGDDSAFADVYDELSPRLFRYLVRLTRDDARAEDVLQQTFLQMHDARGRFQQGADVVPWAYAIARRLFIDGTRRRKRDHLHDAYEEEHSAQLNTHPSGEAVTQARELSDALRARLETLPELQREAFRLVREEGLSIADAAQILGVSEAAVKLRAHRAYESLRDVLAELEGGQS; encoded by the coding sequence ATGCAGGTCCTCGCGACCCCCTTCGCACCCGGGTTCGCTCGCCTCGAGGCGGGGACGACGCGCATTTTCTCGTCGTTCGTCGCGTTCGCGGCTAGCCTCCGGTCCGTGAACGGCGATGGTCCCGACTCGAAGGCGAGCCTCGCGATGGCGCGCTACGGCCGGGGCGACGACAGCGCCTTCGCCGACGTCTACGACGAGCTCTCCCCTCGCCTCTTCCGCTACCTCGTGCGCCTCACCCGCGACGATGCGCGTGCCGAGGACGTGCTCCAGCAGACGTTCCTCCAAATGCACGACGCGCGTGGCCGCTTTCAACAAGGGGCGGACGTCGTCCCGTGGGCGTACGCCATCGCCCGCAGGCTCTTCATCGACGGCACCCGGCGACGGAAGCGCGATCACCTCCACGACGCGTACGAGGAGGAGCACTCCGCGCAGCTCAACACCCACCCGTCCGGCGAAGCCGTCACGCAGGCGCGCGAGCTCTCCGACGCTCTCCGCGCGCGCCTCGAGACGCTCCCCGAGCTCCAACGCGAAGCGTTCCGTCTCGTGCGTGAAGAGGGCCTCAGCATCGCCGACGCGGCCCAGATTCTGGGGGTATCCGAGGCCGCCGTGAAGCTCCGCGCCCACCGCGCGTACGAGAGCCTCCGCGACGTGCTCGCCGAGCTCGAAGGAGGGCAGTCATGA
- the nrfD gene encoding polysulfide reductase NrfD — translation MSSPNLPIKEIGEVPLVGEGTTIKSITETVCRVTENKAPRGWWIGFLLAANFTGIMGLAIGYLLWTGIGVWGNNAPIYWAWDITNFVWWIGIGHAGTLISAVLFLFRQKWRTSINRFAEAMTIFAVMCALIFPGIHVGRIWFAYYMGPIPNEMQMWPNFKSPLIWDVFAVSTYATVSALFWYVGLIPDLATLRDRAKNMLRKRVYGALALGWRGANRHWQNYERAYLILAAISTPLVFSVHSVVSFDFATSVMPGWHTTIFPPYFVAGAVFSGFAMVMTLMLITRAVYGMRSIVTMKHLELMNKIMLTTGSLVGYAYAMEFFIAWYSGNEYERYVFFVNRATGPYAWAYWTMVSCNVLSPQVFWFKRFRTSIPVMFVVSILINIGMWFERFVIIVTSLHRDFLPSSWGYFRPTLIDIFIYLGTLGLFFTLFLLFIRWVPMIAIAEVKATLPEADPHHDPNEAHDHDHDEEHGHEGEPAAAEAE, via the coding sequence ATGAGCAGCCCGAATCTTCCCATCAAAGAAATCGGTGAGGTCCCGCTCGTCGGCGAGGGGACGACCATCAAGTCGATCACCGAGACCGTCTGCCGCGTGACCGAGAACAAGGCGCCGCGCGGCTGGTGGATCGGCTTCCTCTTGGCGGCCAACTTCACCGGCATCATGGGCCTCGCCATCGGCTACCTGCTCTGGACCGGCATCGGTGTCTGGGGCAACAACGCGCCGATCTACTGGGCCTGGGACATCACCAACTTCGTGTGGTGGATCGGCATCGGCCACGCCGGCACGCTGATCAGCGCGGTGCTCTTCCTCTTCCGCCAGAAGTGGCGAACGAGCATCAACCGCTTCGCCGAAGCCATGACGATCTTCGCCGTCATGTGCGCCCTGATATTCCCGGGCATCCACGTCGGCCGCATCTGGTTCGCCTACTACATGGGGCCGATCCCGAACGAGATGCAGATGTGGCCCAACTTCAAGAGCCCGCTCATCTGGGACGTCTTCGCGGTCTCGACCTACGCGACGGTCTCGGCGCTCTTCTGGTACGTGGGCCTCATCCCCGACCTCGCCACCCTCCGCGACCGCGCGAAGAACATGCTGCGTAAGCGTGTGTACGGAGCTCTCGCACTCGGCTGGCGCGGCGCGAACCGCCACTGGCAGAACTACGAGCGCGCGTACCTCATCCTCGCCGCGATCTCGACCCCGCTCGTCTTCTCGGTGCACTCGGTCGTTTCGTTCGACTTCGCCACCTCGGTCATGCCGGGCTGGCACACGACGATCTTCCCGCCCTACTTCGTCGCCGGCGCCGTCTTCTCGGGGTTCGCGATGGTCATGACGCTCATGCTCATCACCCGCGCGGTGTACGGCATGCGCAGCATCGTGACGATGAAGCACCTCGAGCTGATGAACAAGATCATGCTCACGACGGGCAGCCTCGTCGGCTACGCGTACGCGATGGAGTTCTTCATCGCTTGGTACTCGGGCAACGAGTACGAGCGCTACGTCTTCTTCGTCAACCGCGCGACGGGCCCCTACGCCTGGGCGTACTGGACGATGGTCTCCTGCAACGTGCTCTCGCCGCAGGTGTTCTGGTTCAAGCGCTTCCGCACCAGCATCCCGGTGATGTTCGTGGTGTCGATCCTCATCAACATCGGCATGTGGTTCGAGCGCTTCGTCATCATCGTGACGTCGCTCCACCGCGACTTCCTCCCGTCGTCCTGGGGTTACTTCCGCCCCACGCTGATCGACATCTTCATCTACCTCGGCACGCTCGGCCTCTTCTTCACCCTGTTCCTCCTCTTCATCCGCTGGGTGCCGATGATCGCCATCGCCGAGGTCAAGGCCACGCTCCCCGAGGCCGACCCCCACCACGACCCGAACGAAGCCCACGACCACGACCATGACGAAGAGCATGGTCACGAGGGCGAGCCCGCCGCCGCGGAGGCCGAGTGA
- a CDS encoding DUF3341 domain-containing protein, translated as MSDDSSDKKPALLLAEFDTAKDVVHAAEKVRDAGYKNWDTHTPFPIHGMDKAMGLGQSKLGAIVFPAAMTGTTLAFFMIWWMNGVDYPLIIGGKPGFSLPSQIPIMFEVTVLFSAFSTVFGMLHLNRLPRHHHPIFNSERFSASTDHKYFVSIEAEDPKFDLEKTKKLLEQCHATNIEVVFDDNEGDMPSEEEEHG; from the coding sequence ATGAGCGACGACAGCAGCGACAAAAAGCCGGCGCTCCTCCTCGCCGAGTTCGACACGGCGAAGGACGTCGTGCACGCGGCCGAGAAGGTCCGCGACGCCGGCTACAAGAACTGGGACACGCACACGCCGTTCCCCATCCACGGCATGGACAAGGCCATGGGCCTCGGTCAAAGCAAGCTCGGAGCCATCGTGTTCCCGGCCGCCATGACCGGCACCACGCTCGCCTTCTTCATGATCTGGTGGATGAACGGGGTCGACTATCCCCTCATCATCGGCGGAAAACCGGGCTTCTCGCTCCCGTCGCAGATCCCGATCATGTTCGAGGTGACCGTTCTCTTCTCGGCGTTCTCGACGGTCTTCGGCATGCTTCACCTGAACCGCCTGCCTCGCCACCATCACCCGATCTTCAACTCGGAGCGCTTCTCGGCCTCGACCGACCACAAGTACTTCGTCTCGATCGAAGCCGAAGACCCGAAGTTCGATCTCGAAAAGACCAAGAAGCTCCTCGAGCAGTGCCACGCCACGAACATCGAGGTCGTCTTCGACGACAACGAGGGCGACATGCCCTCCGAGGAGGAGGAGCACGGATGA
- a CDS encoding 4Fe-4S dicluster domain-containing protein, whose amino-acid sequence MHRGEAIGLVVESHEGRPTKVEGNPDHPGSRGKTDAFSQASIFDVYDPDRIRAPMNAHREGTRNIGHQPKAFADAEQAFEEAIRGQAGNGGQKLRVLYQPSTSPTFLRLIDGVKARFPQAKLVAYAPVSDENVRAGAKLAFGESLSVAHDLAQAETIVAIDSDFLGLEAGAVRNTRGFSAARRPKTPNDPMNRLYVVEPALTTTGSNADHRLRLAARDIEGYVLALAKEIAALGAGADVLAPIAAEAAKAEVKGIPEKWLKVVAKELVANKGKGAVLVGARQPARVHAAVHAINAALGNIGRTVNLFPAPEVTESLDELKALAADLEGNKVDLLVVLGGNPAYDAPADLKLADKIHSVLTSVTFTSHMSETALASTWAFPRAHELETWGDARGLDGSVAVQQPLIQPIHSGKSDIEVLAALAGEPSRKGYDLVRATLRSLPLEGGKPCGAPAFEQMWTRALNKGIVQGAEPKARGGLKPKSAEIGQAIAKATRSSKPLGQDNLEVTFAPDSRLFDGRYANNPWLLELPEVASKLTWDNVASFSPATAKALGLESGEMVRLTRGQATLEIAAWVQPGQADNSVALTLGWGRQEAGRYGDKHGFNSGSLRTIDAMDFADGVTVAKMGADERDKLADKLRRPGISGNDSPAPGRVEPDGPYDVATGRFKLAQTQDHHEMEGRPIAIDATVEEYRKQPDFPLFPAPEHHRKYGTPDPAVGPLWKQVDYSKATYKWSMNIDLSACTGCNACVIACQAENNIPVVGKEQVMRGREMAWIRIDRYFVGDDIENPDVSFQPVACVQCEEAPCENVCPVNATEHSPDGLNDMAYNRCIGTRYCANNCPYKVRRFNFLNYHGNLGEVPEVEKMKFNPNVTVRMRGVIEKCNYCVQRIEEAKIAIRREGREMKDGDVVSACAQACPAQAIVFGNLNDPKSRVSQVDALTRGYHLLAEIGTRPRTKYLGKIRNPNPEMGKA is encoded by the coding sequence ATGCACCGCGGCGAGGCCATCGGCCTCGTGGTCGAGTCGCACGAGGGTCGCCCCACCAAGGTCGAGGGCAACCCCGACCACCCCGGCAGCCGCGGCAAGACCGACGCGTTCTCGCAGGCCAGCATCTTCGACGTGTACGACCCGGACCGCATCCGCGCTCCGATGAACGCGCACCGCGAGGGCACCCGCAACATCGGGCACCAGCCGAAGGCCTTCGCCGACGCCGAGCAGGCCTTCGAAGAGGCGATTCGTGGCCAGGCGGGCAACGGCGGGCAGAAGCTCCGCGTGCTCTACCAGCCGTCGACCTCGCCCACCTTCCTTCGCCTGATCGACGGCGTGAAGGCGCGCTTCCCTCAGGCGAAGCTCGTCGCGTACGCCCCCGTCAGCGACGAGAACGTGCGCGCCGGCGCGAAGCTCGCGTTCGGCGAGAGCCTCTCGGTGGCCCACGACCTCGCCCAAGCCGAGACGATCGTCGCCATCGACTCGGACTTCCTCGGGCTCGAAGCCGGCGCCGTCCGCAACACACGAGGCTTCTCGGCGGCGCGCCGCCCGAAGACGCCGAACGACCCGATGAACCGCCTCTACGTGGTCGAGCCCGCGCTCACCACGACGGGCTCGAACGCCGACCACCGCCTCCGCCTGGCGGCGCGCGACATCGAGGGCTATGTCCTCGCACTCGCTAAGGAAATTGCCGCGCTCGGGGCCGGCGCCGACGTGCTCGCCCCCATCGCCGCCGAGGCCGCGAAGGCCGAGGTGAAGGGCATCCCGGAGAAGTGGCTCAAGGTCGTCGCGAAGGAGCTTGTGGCGAACAAGGGCAAGGGCGCGGTCCTCGTGGGCGCGCGTCAGCCCGCTCGTGTCCACGCCGCCGTCCACGCCATCAACGCGGCGCTCGGCAACATCGGCCGCACGGTGAACCTCTTCCCCGCGCCCGAGGTGACCGAGAGCCTCGACGAGCTCAAGGCCCTCGCGGCCGACCTCGAAGGGAACAAGGTCGACCTCCTCGTGGTGCTCGGTGGAAACCCGGCCTACGACGCGCCCGCCGATCTCAAGCTCGCCGACAAGATCCACAGCGTGCTCACGTCGGTGACCTTCACGTCGCACATGAGCGAGACCGCGCTCGCGTCGACGTGGGCCTTCCCCCGCGCGCACGAGCTCGAGACCTGGGGCGACGCCCGCGGCCTCGACGGCTCGGTGGCGGTGCAGCAGCCGCTCATCCAGCCGATCCACTCGGGCAAAAGCGACATCGAGGTGCTCGCGGCGCTCGCCGGGGAGCCGAGCCGCAAAGGCTACGACCTCGTCCGCGCCACGCTGCGCTCGCTCCCGCTCGAGGGGGGCAAGCCCTGCGGCGCGCCGGCGTTCGAGCAGATGTGGACCCGCGCCCTCAACAAGGGCATCGTCCAGGGCGCCGAGCCCAAGGCGCGCGGCGGTCTCAAGCCCAAGTCGGCCGAGATCGGGCAAGCCATCGCCAAGGCCACGCGTTCGTCGAAGCCGCTCGGCCAAGACAACCTCGAGGTCACGTTCGCCCCGGACTCGCGCCTCTTCGACGGCCGGTACGCGAACAACCCCTGGCTGCTCGAGCTCCCCGAGGTCGCGAGCAAGCTCACGTGGGACAACGTCGCCTCGTTCTCGCCTGCCACGGCCAAGGCCCTCGGGCTCGAGTCGGGCGAGATGGTCCGCCTCACCCGCGGCCAGGCCACCCTCGAGATCGCCGCGTGGGTCCAGCCCGGCCAGGCCGACAACTCCGTCGCGCTCACGCTCGGCTGGGGTCGTCAAGAGGCCGGTCGTTACGGCGACAAACACGGCTTCAACTCCGGGTCGCTGCGCACGATCGACGCGATGGACTTCGCCGACGGCGTGACCGTCGCGAAGATGGGCGCCGACGAGCGCGACAAGCTCGCCGACAAGCTCCGTCGCCCCGGCATCTCGGGCAATGACTCTCCGGCCCCCGGTCGCGTCGAGCCCGACGGGCCGTACGACGTCGCCACGGGCCGCTTCAAGCTCGCCCAGACGCAAGACCACCACGAGATGGAAGGTCGCCCGATCGCCATCGACGCGACGGTCGAGGAGTACCGGAAGCAGCCGGATTTCCCGCTCTTCCCGGCCCCCGAGCACCACCGCAAGTACGGCACGCCCGACCCGGCGGTCGGCCCGCTCTGGAAGCAGGTCGACTACTCGAAGGCCACCTACAAGTGGAGCATGAACATCGACCTCTCCGCGTGCACGGGCTGCAATGCCTGCGTCATCGCGTGCCAGGCCGAGAACAACATCCCGGTCGTCGGCAAGGAGCAGGTCATGCGCGGCCGCGAGATGGCCTGGATCCGCATCGACCGCTACTTCGTCGGCGACGACATCGAGAACCCCGACGTCAGCTTCCAGCCCGTCGCCTGCGTGCAGTGCGAAGAGGCCCCCTGCGAGAACGTCTGCCCGGTCAACGCGACCGAGCACTCGCCCGACGGCCTCAACGACATGGCGTACAACCGCTGCATCGGCACGCGCTACTGCGCGAACAACTGCCCCTACAAGGTGCGTCGCTTCAACTTCCTCAATTATCACGGCAACTTGGGAGAGGTGCCGGAGGTCGAGAAGATGAAGTTCAACCCGAACGTCACCGTGCGCATGCGCGGTGTCATCGAGAAGTGCAACTACTGCGTCCAGCGCATCGAAGAGGCCAAGATCGCCATTCGACGCGAGGGGCGCGAGATGAAGGACGGAGACGTGGTCAGCGCGTGCGCCCAGGCGTGCCCCGCCCAGGCCATCGTGTTCGGCAACCTCAACGACCCGAAGAGCCGCGTGTCGCAGGTCGACGCCCTCACCCGCGGATACCACCTCCTCGCCGAGATCGGCACGCGCCCGCGGACCAAGTACCTCGGAAAGATCCGGAACCCGAATCCCGAAATGGGGAAGGCCTGA
- a CDS encoding cytochrome c3 family protein, with translation MQIFPRSLNKLPQILGAVGAVVPAVVVLLVWYYLTPKNFQVGYAPTQPVPYSHRLHVGQLGMDCRYCHANVETAAHAMIPPTQTCMGCHAIVKTDSAKLKPVRDSWEKGTAVEWVKIHHLPDHAYFNHSVHVAVGVGCATCHGRVDRMEVVRSDQPINMGWCLDCHRNPTPNLRPKDQVTNMEWTPAQASNFTPPAVNPPTHCSGCHR, from the coding sequence ATGCAGATCTTCCCCCGATCGCTCAACAAGCTCCCGCAGATTCTCGGTGCCGTAGGCGCCGTGGTCCCGGCCGTGGTGGTTCTCCTCGTGTGGTACTACCTCACGCCGAAGAACTTCCAGGTCGGCTACGCGCCCACCCAGCCCGTGCCGTACTCGCACCGTCTGCACGTGGGGCAGCTCGGCATGGACTGCCGGTATTGCCACGCCAACGTGGAGACCGCGGCCCACGCGATGATCCCGCCGACGCAGACCTGCATGGGCTGCCACGCGATCGTGAAGACCGACAGCGCCAAGCTGAAGCCGGTCCGCGACAGCTGGGAGAAGGGCACGGCGGTCGAGTGGGTGAAGATCCACCACCTCCCCGATCACGCCTACTTCAACCACTCGGTGCACGTCGCCGTCGGCGTCGGCTGCGCGACATGCCACGGCCGCGTGGATCGCATGGAAGTCGTGCGCTCCGATCAGCCCATCAACATGGGCTGGTGCCTCGATTGTCACCGAAACCCCACGCCGAACCTTCGCCCGAAGGACCAGGTCACCAACATGGAGTGGACGCCTGCCCAGGCGAGCAACTTCACTCCTCCGGCCGTGAATCCCCCCACGCATTGCTCCGGGTGCCACCGATGA
- a CDS encoding GNAT family N-acetyltransferase codes for MTDIVVRRASLLEPAAVSLVRELDAELLALYPDEGEGFFDLRGEEVEAPRGAFFLAYRGDVAVACGAVRSIDARTAEVKRMYVSREARGLGLGRRLLRTLEAAARDLGKTRIVLETGTRQPEAVALYRAEGYVDVPRFGSYPDSPLSLWLGKPL; via the coding sequence ATGACGGACATCGTCGTTCGTCGCGCGTCGCTCCTCGAGCCCGCCGCGGTCTCGCTCGTTCGAGAGCTCGACGCCGAGCTGCTGGCGCTCTATCCGGACGAGGGGGAGGGGTTCTTCGATCTTCGCGGCGAAGAGGTCGAAGCGCCGCGCGGCGCCTTTTTTCTCGCGTACCGGGGGGACGTGGCGGTGGCGTGCGGCGCCGTGCGATCGATCGACGCGCGCACGGCCGAGGTGAAGCGCATGTACGTCTCGCGCGAGGCCCGCGGGCTCGGGCTCGGGCGTCGCCTCTTGCGTACGCTGGAGGCCGCCGCGCGCGATCTCGGAAAGACCCGCATCGTGCTCGAGACCGGCACCCGCCAGCCCGAGGCCGTGGCCCTCTACCGCGCGGAGGGCTACGTCGACGTGCCGCGCTTCGGAAGCTACCCCGACTCTCCCCTGAGCCTCTGGCTCGGTAAGCCTTTGTAG
- a CDS encoding cytochrome c: MKRSQLTTVSTFALFAAVALSAAGCRGETSKDPPVFGIRNMYDQPRYDDQEESAYFDDKRTMRPIPEGAVSREQNPDLTVTSGRTEDNMGYVLAVPKSVVDTYGGMEKTLERGHERYGIYCAPCHDNTGSGQGMVKKRAVAGGAAAFVPPTFHQDRIRHMPDGQLYATISNGKSNMPAYPQIQVNDRWAIVAYVRALQLSQAKVPQEPSL, translated from the coding sequence ATGAAGCGCTCCCAGCTCACCACCGTTTCTACGTTCGCCCTCTTCGCTGCCGTGGCCTTGTCGGCCGCAGGTTGCCGTGGCGAGACGAGCAAAGATCCGCCCGTCTTCGGCATTCGCAACATGTACGACCAGCCGCGCTACGACGACCAAGAGGAGAGCGCGTACTTCGACGACAAGCGCACGATGCGCCCGATCCCCGAAGGCGCCGTCTCGCGCGAGCAGAACCCGGACCTCACCGTGACGAGCGGTCGGACCGAAGACAACATGGGCTACGTGCTCGCGGTGCCCAAGTCGGTCGTCGACACCTACGGCGGCATGGAGAAGACGCTCGAGCGCGGCCATGAGCGCTACGGCATCTACTGCGCTCCTTGCCACGACAACACCGGCTCCGGTCAGGGGATGGTCAAGAAGCGCGCGGTCGCCGGCGGCGCTGCGGCCTTCGTCCCGCCCACGTTCCACCAGGACCGCATCCGTCACATGCCCGACGGCCAGCTCTACGCCACCATCTCGAACGGCAAGAGCAACATGCCCGCCTACCCGCAAATCCAAGTGAACGACCGCTGGGCGATCGTCGCGTACGTGCGCGCGCTCCAGCTCAGCCAGGCGAAAGTGCCTCAGGAGCCGTCGCTGTGA
- a CDS encoding glycoside hydrolase family 44 protein, whose amino-acid sequence MLPRAAFVTPLAALALVGPGMSSCKPNRVPPPPEAAAPPLPNVTTSAPAPSANVALDGAATPAPLTSVSKVTLPARTLRTALDCKKPGKKVSDHIYGIAWDLGDPAPQSFRMGATTRRWGGNASSRYNPEIGAWNSAHDWYWENHGITTHQVFFKQNRENRLTSAFTVPMLGWVAKDKTSYSYPVAKHGPQKKVDPQKPDAGNGETPDGKPIPSPPPETTSIAAPPELVAKWVSELRASREAGQNDVGIYILDNEPALWSSTHRDVHPQPLGYDELMDRTFRYGDAVRAADPKPKIAGPAEWGWPGYSFSAKDAAAGFQNKPDRLAHGDVPLSAYYLRTIREHEKKTKKKLLDLFDLHVYPQGEGVFSDKSDPATQALRLRQTRGLWDPSYKDESWIRDTVMLLPRMQKWVDENAPGVGLMIGEWNYGGELDQSGALAAAEVLGKMAEHGVEVAYYWRVPKDLSSVYWAFRAFRGFDEKGGRFQDELAAVTSDEMGRVYVSRDASGTRMVTILLNFSTDTPFGAEVRVDGCGAKSATVLDYRDAARTGLRAREGGGAEISGQHVRVVVPPYTLTVLDVALAP is encoded by the coding sequence ATGCTCCCCCGTGCGGCCTTCGTCACTCCCCTCGCCGCCCTCGCGCTCGTCGGCCCCGGCATGTCGTCGTGCAAGCCGAACCGCGTGCCCCCGCCGCCCGAGGCCGCGGCCCCGCCCTTGCCGAACGTCACGACGTCCGCACCGGCGCCTTCGGCGAACGTCGCGCTCGACGGCGCCGCGACGCCAGCGCCTCTCACGAGCGTCTCGAAGGTGACCCTGCCCGCGCGCACGCTGCGGACCGCGCTCGACTGCAAGAAGCCCGGCAAGAAGGTAAGCGACCACATCTACGGCATCGCCTGGGATCTCGGCGATCCCGCGCCTCAGAGCTTTCGCATGGGCGCGACTACGCGGCGCTGGGGAGGCAACGCGAGCTCTCGGTACAACCCGGAGATCGGCGCGTGGAACAGCGCGCACGACTGGTACTGGGAGAACCACGGCATCACCACGCACCAGGTCTTCTTCAAGCAGAACCGCGAGAACCGGCTCACGTCCGCGTTCACGGTGCCCATGCTCGGGTGGGTCGCGAAGGACAAGACCTCGTACTCGTACCCCGTCGCCAAGCACGGGCCGCAGAAGAAGGTCGACCCGCAGAAGCCCGACGCGGGTAACGGGGAGACCCCGGACGGCAAGCCCATCCCCTCGCCTCCTCCCGAAACGACGTCGATCGCGGCGCCGCCCGAGCTCGTCGCGAAGTGGGTGAGCGAGCTCCGCGCCTCGAGGGAGGCCGGCCAGAACGACGTGGGCATCTACATCCTCGACAACGAGCCCGCGCTCTGGAGCTCGACGCACAGGGACGTGCACCCTCAGCCGCTCGGGTACGACGAGCTCATGGATCGCACCTTCCGCTACGGCGACGCCGTGCGCGCGGCCGATCCGAAGCCCAAAATCGCGGGGCCGGCCGAGTGGGGGTGGCCCGGGTACTCGTTCTCCGCGAAGGACGCGGCCGCGGGCTTCCAGAACAAACCCGACAGGCTCGCGCACGGCGACGTGCCGCTCTCGGCGTACTACCTGCGCACCATCCGCGAGCACGAGAAGAAGACGAAGAAGAAGCTCCTCGATCTCTTCGACCTGCACGTCTACCCGCAGGGCGAGGGCGTCTTCAGCGACAAGAGCGATCCTGCGACCCAGGCCCTGCGCCTCCGCCAGACGCGCGGCCTCTGGGATCCTTCGTACAAAGACGAGTCGTGGATCCGCGACACGGTGATGCTGCTCCCACGCATGCAGAAGTGGGTCGACGAGAACGCCCCGGGCGTGGGGCTCATGATCGGCGAGTGGAACTACGGGGGCGAGCTCGATCAGAGCGGCGCCCTCGCGGCAGCCGAGGTGCTCGGGAAGATGGCCGAGCACGGGGTCGAGGTGGCGTACTACTGGCGCGTGCCAAAGGACCTCTCGTCGGTGTACTGGGCGTTCCGCGCGTTCCGCGGCTTCGACGAGAAGGGAGGCCGCTTCCAAGACGAGCTCGCCGCGGTCACGTCCGACGAGATGGGCCGCGTGTACGTCTCACGCGACGCCTCGGGCACACGTATGGTCACGATTTTGCTAAACTTTTCGACCGACACCCCCTTCGGCGCCGAGGTCCGTGTCGACGGGTGCGGGGCCAAGTCGGCGACCGTGCTCGACTACCGCGACGCCGCGAGGACGGGGCTCCGCGCGAGGGAGGGTGGCGGTGCCGAAATCTCGGGCCAGCACGTTCGTGTGGTGGTCCCGCCGTACACGCTCACCGTGCTCGACGTGGCGCTCGCGCCGTAA
- a CDS encoding DUF1109 family protein: MSAERPSDAVRARILAAAKATPSKTHAEVARTRVVLSLAAAVPPVVMLAVFGAGAKGRPLSLAVTVAFLWSLLAVTSTVLTLVSSSPLGPRTPRLAALAVGGPIAAFVLGTLGVVLWPDTWTAATSPHKDVVCIGLGLVMGAAPLSVLLTHFRGQDPVTPRVRGASFGVVAGAWAGAGMMLVCPNNTATHVLVGHALPVLLFAFIGALVGQSVLALRRRDPR; this comes from the coding sequence ATGAGCGCCGAACGCCCGAGCGACGCCGTGAGGGCCCGCATCCTCGCGGCCGCCAAGGCCACACCGTCGAAGACCCACGCCGAGGTCGCTCGGACCCGAGTCGTGCTCTCGCTCGCGGCGGCCGTACCACCGGTCGTCATGCTCGCGGTCTTCGGTGCCGGAGCGAAGGGGCGCCCGCTATCGCTCGCCGTCACGGTGGCCTTCCTCTGGTCTTTGCTCGCAGTGACGAGCACGGTGCTCACGCTCGTCTCGTCGTCGCCGCTCGGGCCACGAACGCCTCGCCTCGCCGCGCTCGCCGTGGGCGGTCCGATCGCGGCGTTCGTGCTCGGGACGCTCGGCGTCGTCCTCTGGCCCGACACGTGGACGGCCGCCACGAGCCCCCACAAAGACGTGGTGTGCATCGGCCTCGGGCTCGTGATGGGCGCGGCCCCGCTCTCCGTCCTGCTCACGCACTTCCGCGGGCAGGATCCCGTGACCCCGCGGGTGCGGGGGGCGTCGTTCGGGGTGGTCGCGGGAGCCTGGGCGGGCGCCGGAATGATGCTCGTTTGCCCGAACAACACGGCGACCCACGTGCTCGTCGGCCACGCGCTTCCGGTGCTGCTGTTCGCTTTCATCGGAGCGCTCGTGGGGCAATCGGTCCTCGCCCTCCGCCGGCGCGACCCGCGCTGA